CTGCACCGCTATAACTTTTTGTCCGGCGCCATAAGCAAGGAATTCATTCTGCATGGTAGATTTCCTTCATTACGTAATATGATACAACAGAATGAGAACAAGGGAGCATGGTCCCTTCAGACTGAACTGTTCTGTTTTAGTAATCAAAGCTGACTAAAGCTAAATACTGATAGATGCAGCTGATCAAGATATGTCACCTCACTAATGTTTCAGAAATATAAATCAGTGATAAACTGACTCAGATTTAGTTTAAGTTACAAACACAGCATACTTCCTTGTGCAGCCCTCATTCGTATGCTGGCTCCTGAAATTGGCACAGAGTCATCCCAAGTTTGACAACTCAAGTTTTCAAGCAAAATATGTTGTTACCAAAACGCTCCAGCAGAGGGCTGAAGAGTGATACATAACTGATGCAGATCTGATGTCTCATTGGAAGGGGCATAAGTGTGAGTGTTTATGTTGGATTTGTTTTTCTCCTGTTGTTACATTGGCTCAGATTttggacacacaaaaaaattaagaaaaagaatTCATGGTTGTTCACAAAGTACACAAAGTCATACATCAAGTCTGGGAGTTAAAGCAAGAATCCATAAAAAGGGGTACATTAAATCCAAGGTAAACACACAGAGCACAAGCAGACAATCAGGAATATATAACATAAACAGAAGGAAACAGAAGGAAAGAGGAATATATGCAcactggccactttgttaggcaCACCTGTTTAACTGCTTTTTACTCCAAATAAATAATCAGCCAACCACAAGACTGCATTTACACTCAATGCATATACAAATATAGACATGGccaagacaacctgctgaagtccAAATTCAACATCCGGATGGGTAAGGTGGTTTCAGTGACTTTGGATATGGCGTAGCTGCTGGTGCTGGTTTAAGTATTTAAGTGTTTAATTATTTAAGGACCTGCTGGGATTTTACCAAACAGTGCTCTCTAGGGTTTGCAGAAAACAGTttgaaaaagataaaatatccagtgagcaccaattctctgtgtgaaaatgcCTTATTGATGCCAGAGATCGGACTCCTTTGAGCTAATAGGAAGGTaccagtaactcaaataacaacTCATTATATACAGAAGAGAATCTCTGATGTACAACATGTCAAACCTTGAAGGAGATAGGCTATAATTCATACAGGTTCACCAAAATTATACAAGAGTAATTTGGAAAAACCAGACCTGATGACATTTGTGTTGCCTCACCTGAATGGTAAGGTCAGAATTTGccataaacaacataaaagcatgactccatcctgccttgtatttACAGGTCAAGTTGTTGGTAGTGACATAATGGGAACAGTAttcccatcttctgatggctgcttcctgcAGGGTAATGCAGCATATCACAACGCTCCAATCATCTCAAACCTGTACTAGTAAGCTGTACCTAATAAAGGGGCCAGTGAGTGTAGCAGATAAGTGTGATTAGTGATGAAAGTCAGGTGGGCAACAGGTGAAACTGATGAGGATGAGGGATACAACCACAAAGGAGGAAAAAGGAAGTAAAATACAGCAAAActaactttcaaagtaaaactggaaaaaaaaaactaaaaaaaaaaaatgacagacaaGACGGAGACAGGGGAACTAGAAAGCAGAAGAAACTAGacagagaaacatttttttcctaGTAAAACAGGAATATATAACATACTAGCAGCACACATGGTACCAAAAGGGATCTATATGCATGGCTACATTTATGGAGAAATAAACCACAGAGACACATGCTGAAGCCTAATTTGCACTGGAAATATTGCACTTGACTTAATGTCACGAGAACCACAGGCGCTTTTCCGTCATACAGGAAGATGAATTGGATGCAACAGTGGTGCATGTGCGCTCACATATCTCTCTGCTGAAGCTTAACAGCCTATTAGAGAATAATTGCGCTCCAACTGCATTAACTGGGCGCACCGTGTGTGCAGCAGTAAAACCTATAGAGAGCAGAGTCCTGTCCCGAAGTGGCAAGACTCTCTGGCATGGCTCCTTGCAGGCAGCAGAGTAAGGATTGGGTTGTATTTTtggaagggtgtgtgtgtggattggTCGCCTTGTTAGGTCTGCTAAAATATTTCCAACAGCAGCGACTGTCGGGAGATAGCTGGGTGGCAGGGACAGGGGGAAAGGGGCTTTTCTCTGTGGCCACCTGGTAAAGCCATGTAAGATCCCTGGCTTTTCAAGACAGAAATACAGAAACAATTCCGATTCAGTAACCGGTAATAGGATCCAAATTTGCAACGAGGTATAATTTATCCTAGAGGGAATCTGTGGAGTGGGTAGTTAATTAGCTTAATCGACGAATCCAATAAGACAGTGGAGTAATCCGGAGAAAAGAAGGGAGGAAAAACAGAATAAAGTGTGAAGTGCGCCCCGGAGCTTCATGGACACGCTCAGAAACCCCCAAACCCAAAGAAGAAACCAAGTTCAGCACTGAGGGTATCTCCTGCCAGTTTTAATGTCAGGTGAAGGTGAAGTCAGACTAACGGAGCTCTTATCTTTAGACaggtaacagaaaaaaaaatcagctttacTTTCTGTGCGTTTTTCTGCGGTGAGGAATGAGTGGAGGTCGCTTTGAGTTTGATGACGGTGGAGCTTACTGCGGAGGCTGGGAGGGGGGCAAAGCCCACGGCCATGGCATCTGCACCGGACCCAAAGGACAGGGCGAGTTCTCGGGCTCCTGGAACTACGGCTTCGAGGTGGTGGGAGTCTACACCTGGCCCAGCGGGAACACCTACGAGGGATACTGGTCGCAGGGGAAGCGTCACGGTCTGGGAGTAGAAACCAAAGGACACTGGATTTACAAAGGGGAATGGACTCATGGATTCAAAGGGAGATATGGCGTCCGGATCAGTGTTGGCAGCGGAGCAAAGTATGAGGGGACATGGAATAACGGGCTCCAGGATGGATATGGCACAGAGACGTATGCGGATGGAGGTGAGAGTCGCATTAAATATGCCCACAACGACCAACAagtgggggggggaaaaaaactttgatgtttttatatttttcgaTAATGTGCTGTTAGAAGTTTGATATGTGAAGTATTCGTTGTTTTAATTGAATATCACATATTTTGTATGCCATGTGTATCTAATAATTATCATTAGTCTGTAAAGGCTACTTCTTTGCAAGACTTGTATGATAGACTCGATACTTTAATTCGTAAATAAATGTAAGAAAACACTAAAGTTGCCACATAAACAGTGCAATGGAAAGCGAAATTATTACCTCTACAAAAATCTATACAGAAGGATAACAAATATAcagcaaaaaaaagggggggggggggcacctTATAACTgtgaaaaagtgaaatattCACATATATGCACTTTGTTATTGTTTAAAGAAAGACGTGCACATTAAAACTGCCGattcagatattttaaatgGAGAACGCTTTACATATAGAAAGAGTACCTGAAAACCATTGTGAAATACTTGAGTATATGTACTTAGTTACCACAGAAAAGAGTTACTTATAGTCATTGAAAATGCTAATGTGCCTCTAAAGCTAGTGCTGATAAACGTATTACTCCTTAAATAtagaaataatcaaataaattaCCATTTACTGTACTACAGCAAGTAAGTACACATGCTCAAGCACATCCACTTATCTATGTTTGAGTACATCACTTGAGTACATGGCACTGAGATGAACAGATGCTTGTGGTCAAATTGCAGATTCATGTCTCAGCAGGATAATCGGGTTTCTGAATCTTTAAGTAAAACTAATAATAGATAAATGAAGGACTTGAGTATTTTTGTTACTGTACTCAGTAAAATACCGATTTAAATGTACATAGTTactactaaataaaaataatgctgctgctgtagGTCTCTGCAGAGTTATGAGTATTcagattattttaatatttatcagGATGGCTAAGGGCAGCTAagaaatatactgtatatattaaAACTGCAGCAGCAGACCACAGTAGGGTCAGAGGTCATCGTGTGGCTGAACCTCTTCACAACATTCCTCTCAATGAGGAAACGTTGCTAGTTTGAGGATTTTCAGTCAGTATTGCTGAGATTACTGATGCACTTGACAACTGAAAAGGTTTAGGTGATTCAACTTCTTGATGTGCTTTTAAAAGCTGAATTGAACACATCATGACCTTCATGGTTTTAACTGCTATCTATAGctataaaataaatgtgaagTCCTGAAGTGCAGTACTTTATTACTATTGTTCTGCTTGTAAATCTTGCAACATCACAAGCAAACTCCTGCCAAGATTGTTGGAGACAAATCCGTGAGTGCAAAACAGACCGGCCTGATGAACTCGGTGGTCTTTAATGATGCCTCTGTAACAAGAAGAAAACACcaccctgctgctgtcagtcaaGAGGTGCTCAGTTTGTTGGAGCTAAAAACCCCTACATGGATGTTTCCAGTTTGTTACACTACACGTCACAGTGGCAAAATAAGTActcaaaattaataaaaacacaaaaagaaatgcCCTCAAGTCTACGTCTTACACAAGTAAAAGTACTAAGCATACAAAACGTGTAGTAAAGTGAGTAGTTGTGCAGCAGTACTAGTCCTCTCAACTGTTATACGTTGTATATTATGTCATTTGTATATCATTTATGAATGCGGCCACAGTGTTAACAGTGTATCAGGAAGGAAACATTATTATCAAActttgtgtgtgcatttttttgtaCACTTTCTCTGGGCGCTTCTCTTGGTTCTACTTAGCCCGTCAGCTCACTTACTTAATAAAATGAGTTAGACGAATAAAATTAATTGTGTTTGTACAACAGCAGTGGTTTCCCTCCTTAACCTCTGACTCATCAGCTTTGAGGTGCGGTGCGTTGGAAGATGTGGTTGGAGGCGGGTGGGTGTGAGAGCACCAGATGTCAGGATTTAATAATAGCCCACATATTTGGTGCCCTCTTGGCCTTGCAGGCTGAGGCCTCGCTGTCACTGTAATCCACACACATCAATTTTAGCATGAGAACAGACACTAAGATGATTTGTCAGCGAGGGTAGTACTGAATGAGATGTGTCACTCTAAAGATATCCATGACATTTTGGCAGAAATGAACGTTTAAACAACAGTCTCCAGGAGCGATAGCAGCTCTGTGAGCCTGGACTCAAATAGGCTAACAGGCTAATATGTTAAGAATGGCATTATTAACATGCTAATGAAGCTAAAGTGCTAAGATTTACTATTTTCACAATCTTCAATTTAATTTATGGTAATGCACTGAATCCCTGCTGTAGTGGGTGATGCCATTTGCATACTGTGAGCTGGTGTGTTTCCACTGCTGAACAGTAACTTCTGCTAAGACACAGAAAGGAGCAAAAACTTAAGAGCTGACTTTGAGTCAATACATTAATTGCAGGAGCTATGAAAGCATCACATGCTTTTGCATTAATGTAATGAGCAAATTAGAGATAGTTGCAGCCTCTTAAATTATTTCTGAGCCATTATCCTTCTGCTAATCAATATAATGTGTTTATACCGCATATTCTTAACAGACAGACTTATCAAAGGTGTTGAAGTCTGTATAGCTGTGATGTTAGGTAACATTTCTCAGATAGTGAGCATCAGGATAGGGTATAAGATACAATGTAGGTTTAACACAGTGCATTCCTCCTTCATTAGCACAAAATACAGACGgcacaacaaataaaaatcatACTTTTTTCGCAGGTGCTATTTACATAGCACACAAGCTATCTCGAGGTGCTTTATAATGAAAGATCAACATGATCACGCTGTGTGCAAGCACTGGGAGGAagtgctccattttaacaggaagagacctcatACACACTCAGAATTAGGGAGCTACTGTAACTGACTGGTGAGTGagtggacagagaagacagaaaagGAGAGACAACAAACAGTAAACAGGATGAATCACAAACTACAGGAGagaataaacaaaaagaaagaacaggCGGCACATGCTGCTGCGCTCCCTGTCTGTCCATCAGGCAGGCTGTCACAGGGCTTCTCCCTCTTGGTAATTTCTCGACTGTGTCTTGATTAACTGGATTGTCTCACCGTCACGTGTGACTGGAATGTTTAACAGCaatcatttcaaaataaaagcaaaagaatCCTGTGCTTTCTGCCCAGAGTCTATGACAAAGTTCTTAATGATAGTAAGCTGTTCAAACCACCTTCTTGCAATTCCAGTGGTTTTGCAATTGCTTGATCAGAAATAAAAGTGTACGAGGATGGGGAAGTCAATAAAAATCTGCATCTCAAAATCTTAAAGTTCTATGAAAACTTCTTTCTAAGATCAAAAAGCATTCTTGAACAAAAGATCAGGGAGTCTTTGACCTGATTGTAAATGTCATTATGATTTCCAGTGTTAGTGGGGTCTGTCTTCTATGTCCATAAAAAGTGCAGTGCAGTCTTTCCCAGTGTAGATGATTTGGTGTTGATTTCATCCTGATCAAGGTGGAAACACGTTTCTAGGGTTAAATACCTTGTGCTCAGGATCTGCGGTGTAGTAACAAAATATTTacaacttatttttttaatggtttccAGGTACATTTCAGGGTCAGTTCACTGGTGGGATGCGGCACGGCTATGGTGTTCGACAGAGCGTCCCCTACGGCATGGCAGCAGTTGTCCGCTCCCCTCTTCGTACCTCCTTGACCTCCCTTCGCAGCGAGCACAGCAATGGCACCGTCCTGCAGCAAGACGTCCCaatcatcaccaccaccaatGCCTCAGGTGAGGAGACACCCGTCGCCACTCCTACCCAGCTGGGACCGTCTCGAGGAGGCTTTGCCCTCACACTCCAGGTGGACCCTGGGGCtgttaaaaacaagaagaaggGCCTATTTCGCAGGAGCTCCCTACTGGGTAAGCTGAAGAAGTCCGACTCAAGCACATCGCTGTCCAGCCAGAAGAGCAAGATCAGCTTCCTGAGGCCGGATTCAGCTCTCAGCTCCAACGCCAGCGACACCAACTCCACAGTCAGCATTGGGGATGAAAGTCTGGCTGGAGCTGAGGATTTCCCCCCAGTGGAGGCTGACATTGACGCCACCACCACAGAGGTCTACATGGGCGAGTGGAAGAATGACAAGCGCTCAGGATATGGAATAAGCGAGAGGTCCAGCGGGCTGAAGTATGAGGGTGAGTGGCTCAATAACCAAAGACACGGCTACGGATGCACCACGTTCGctgagggagggaaggaagaaGGCAAGTACATGAACAACATGCTGGTGAAAGCCATGAAGAAGAGGGTGATCCAGCTGAAGGGAACCAAGATCAAGCAGAAGGTGGAGCGGGCAGTGGAGGGTGCTCAGAGGGCTGCAGCCATCGGCAAGCAGAAGGCAGAGATTGCTGCTTCCAGGTAAGAAACCAGAGAGATCATTCTTCTcatgccttttttttaaaatcatatttgGTCTATTATGGGTGTTTTTTTCTATCCTCAGAGCAAAACTATGATTTCGACATGCTtcttaggttaactggtgattctaaattagcctcaagtgtgaatgtgagtgttaGTGGATGTCTCCCTTACAAAGGACTTGTAATTTTTCTATGGTATATCCAGCCTGTTGTCCAGTTGCAGCTAAGATCAGCTTCAGCCCCCTGCAGTGAGGCTAAGCTGTCAAGAAAATGGATCGCTGGATAAATCTCCAGCGATCTTTAACAGTGGTATTAAATACCACTGAGGGTCGCTGGCTCTGTTGTTTTTGTAGAATTTGGCTACTTTTGAAGTATTTGCACAAGTGTATTTTTTGTCAAACTCGGCACAaacccagcagatcagcagatATCAGTGCCTTCCAATTGGAAAATCCCATGTGGGTGCTTCAGTCTCCTTACAGTAGCTGCACATAAGCATGTTGCTTTGCACCTGCACTCCTTCTCTtcttttaatgttgtttttgacTTAATATCTGATCTGTTTTTGATTGAAGCCCACTCTGTTCTGTCCTTGGGTCCTTCTGCTGCTCTCACTAGCTTGTCCATTACCGATATACACATGGAAGAGCGATGAGAGCcgtaggggtgggggaaaaaatcgatactgtgtagtatcgtgatattttgtttgctaataatgtatcgatacagggacagcagaaatcgatattttgttactaaaaaggtttttgtgctcagagcatgttgatcctttttctgagcaagaatcctgacattccttcactgtccaaatgtgtttaacttttttttggcagcaataaacatgacagtttacttattttaatttaagacatgttttattttaattaagtttaaaactttttcatttaatgtaaatttatattttgttttaatttactttcaaattcttcagttgctgaatgggctgcatagttttcatattgcatagttcagaatagctataattgtaccagatggttgcattcagttaagttggactagactgtaatacaaaccgttcagtttgtcaacaataaaactaactgaaatgagagaaagactgagtgcgagactttatcaatattcattttatctaatatcaaagtttacctttatgtacagaatctgaatattgcaaaaaaaattttttttttttaaatcgcaataatatcgtatcgtgcgttaagtattgtgataatatcgtatcgtgggatgtatggtgattcccacctctaaagAGCCGACATCACCAAATataaatcacagcagatggaaaTGTCAATCTTCTTTTCACTGCACTGGTTCAGACAGAAAtatctataaataaaacaaaaataaaatcaattattttaaaaatcctaCAAAAGGGAGTAAAGACAAGTATGTAGGCACCCCCCAAACTGCAAtccacataaacacaaacacactatgTGCTGTAATTGTCTTAGCTACTATGATTTTCCGTAATGTGAATAAGGATAGTTTTGAATTGTTTGGCAACCTTTGCAGTAGAGCCGAtgagatatttatttattcagatgGCTGAAAGAGTCTTTTATGATCCAGGAAATGCCTTCAGAACCTTTCAGCAGCACTGCTTTTATAACAGGTGCTTAGCCCTGTGACTTATATGTAAATTAAATGGTTAAAAGGCTTAAAGTCGTGCTAGGATTTGCTAAAGGTCAGTTTGTGTGAAGGCAAATGAAGTTCACATACTACTAACATTTATTTAGAGCCTTTATCTGTCATTGTAATCATCCATGGCTTTGGCTGCAAGTCCAAATAAACCTATAACAGAAATACCTTTAATCAATGTATTATAGCACAAACTGGACAACCCATTGTTAAAAATTCATGTGGGTTCTTCTGGTTACCTGTTTAGTTTTTTGTGGTGAAACTGGAAAGTTCACAGGCATAACTTTTCTCCCTCTCAGTGTGTGTTTCTCAGTTTATCTGCCTGAATTGGCACTGTGTACAACAtattcaaacagtgagactggAGTGACCTTTAGAGCTCCACTGCACTCAGTTACAGGAGTGGCTGAATATCTGATAGCTTTCTGATAGATTTCAACGTTAGGAGGAGAATACATATCTGAAATCTCTATATGTGCTTCCTGCTGCAAGCCCAGATCGTAGTCGACAGAGGATTTAGTTGAATACCTGAGGAGCAGAAGATCTCTGGATTTTTCTAAATGAGTTTGCTTATAGTTTAACACAGAGCCTAGAAACAGGGGAACCCATAAGTCTCATCATCCCcatgaaagagaaacaaaatcCAAAATCTCTAAAGCTGAATAATTAACATGATATTTGAGTTGTGAACAGAAGAGTACTTATCATGGAGTCGTGCAGGGTATTTGAGTAATGGCGATGCTGGCCTTTTAGCGAAAATCTTAGATGATTCACAATCTGACACTTTTACTCCCTGCAGTTGTCAAAATGTTGATGTATCTTACAATAGTTGGAATGTAGCAAGCAGCTCCACAGTATCAGTTTCCAGCTCACCACTGTTGGCCTTGAACACGACTTCTCAGAAATGACTCCCCGCTGGGGTCCCAGGGTCCTTACAGCCATGCTCCTCCTGGTGTGAAAACGCTAAAGCATGTGTGGACGTACATGCTGTAAtcttatatttgtgtgtcattgtAAGAGGTCGGGTCATtcagaatttttgattttaatagTTTGAGGTTTCCAATAATCATTTGATCAGTGGTTCAAATTCCTGAGCTTATTACACCCAAAGCCTGGAAGTAAAACAGGTGATCTTCTGGAGTATTTGTAGCCAGAAGTATCATTTTATGCAAGACTACACGGCATTTTTATCCTTTGTTCGCCTGTTCTACAATGATCATGTTCCACATTTTGCATCTAGTCTTCtaaatttgaatatttttaatGGAGAGACTGTGGGGAAACCACCAGGGACTGTCATCCTGGGAGTCCTGTAGGAAAACATGATGTCTTTTCCAAGGTGGAAAACTACAAGTAACAAACTATGCCAATTTGGGAAGGCTTCGGTGAAAAAGTAGAACAAGTAAAAAGCAAATTCAGCTATGTCAAAGATcagaaagtttgtttttctttgttttttagtcTCACaagaaacctgcagctcagagatGTTTCAGTTGATAGATGCATCCCTGCTAAAACCCAAAGGATTTCTAGatcaaaaaagaaactgaaataacAGTTAAGAACAGtttagtgaaataaaaaaaagaggccACATGAGAGTAAGAAACAACTTCCTTTTATGTacaatgtatttatttagcaAGGAATATATTCACACAGGAAATGTGCTTCACATGCTAAATTCCTCTGAGCATTTGTAACCTGCCCCACACAAACATAGTCTGACCCTATTATAACCCCCTGTGATGCCAGAAATGGCCTTTGCTGAATCCTATTAGAAGGGAAAATGTACTTAATTGTATGActgcatataaaagatggacactgGCACTCAGTGGTTTCTACACTTTACCTTTTGAAGCCTGAACCTTAGTTTTTTGGCTGCTGATTGTATTTAGATGAGAAGGTGGGAGTACTAAGTTAAGCCAACAGTACCGAGCTTGGTTACCAAGCTGCATCCGTAAACAGTGCAGCTGCAATGCACAGACAAAGATGCCTGCCACAAATTTTTTTGGAAGGTCTGTTTTTGCTAACATCCCCACAGCGAGCCATATTATCTGTcagataaattaattaaaaacactcCAAAAGTCACAAAATTCAGTAGAGagtataaatggtaaatggcctgtatttatatagcgctttactagtccctaaggaccctaaagtgctttacacatccagtcatccacccattcacacacacattcacacactggtgatggcaagctacattgtagccacagccaccctggggcgcactgacagaggcgaggctgccggacactggcgccaccgggccctctgaccaccaccagtaggcaacgggtgaagtgtcttgcccaaggacacaacgctcgaactggcaaccttccgattacaagacgaactctcaactcttgagccacaatcgccctaaGAGTAGCATTTCCCATAGTGTCAAACTATTCCTTTAACTAGGTGAAAAACCTTTTGGATGAGCACAGAATGCATGAGTGTGATTATGTTTAAGTCATTATTGTGATTAATCGCTACCCCGATTTGTCTCACAGATTTATTTAAACCTTTCTCTCACACATTGCAGCACAATCTGATTTAAAATTAATGCAGGAAATCCTTTTTTATTATGTGATTCATGTGTGCACAAACATGTCTACCTTCAGATTGTCTGACCATACAAGGCGGTGGTGTTTTTGCCGTCTTCAAGACCTGAAATAGGCTGAGTGTTTACAGCAGTGAGACTTGCACTGATGGACTGCAGACCCCCGTCCCTGCAGATTgaaatctaaatattgtactgcAAAGATAAGCAGTATATGAGAGTTACTCATTGTGTCAGTGCTTTAGGATCACCTGAGGCAAGTCTGAACAGAGAAAAGCAGATTTCACATTTAACACGACTGTCATCAGGAAGAGCCTAAAAAAGTGCTGGAAGGTCAGTGCTGAAATTTCAGCTGCACCGCATTTTACAGGCAAACTTTGGTTTTCATTACATTTACTTGGCAGTTTGAGTTACTGTTTACGTTTAAAATTGACTTCTACTATTTACATATTAACTCTTTAGGATTCTGAGTATTTTTGGCTCTTTAACCGTccataaaaacagttttgtaaACTGGTTGTAAACAAAGTTCGGACTGGAGCTCGGGACTCTTTGAGGGCTGTCTTGTTTAATTTGAGGGGAATAAAATAACGGGTCAGTAATTAGAAAAACAGATGAGCTCTCTGTACTATTTCTTGTTATGTGACCTCCGAGCAATGTTGCAATAATGAAGTTTCCATTAGCActtaatgtgtgtgtattttagccAACAGATTCAATTATATTTAAAGATGCTGTCATCTAATCACTCTTTCATGCAGTCCCTTGTGCACACAGTGTCTTCTTTAGGATTACTTCCCATTTCCACCAAACATTAGATTATCTAATAAAGTGGAATTGCACTGTAATTAGGTCGTAGATGTCACTGATGGAGAGCTTTTTTGTAGCAAGCATAAGCAGTGGCCATTCCAGgtggtaaaaacaaacacttaaaaGGTCTCAAGAGAAATTAcgctttttaaaatgtactttgAATAGCCCTGTTTGGTGCAAGTTCATGTATAGCGA
This region of Maylandia zebra isolate NMK-2024a linkage group LG20, Mzebra_GT3a, whole genome shotgun sequence genomic DNA includes:
- the jph2 gene encoding junctophilin-2, encoding MSGGRFEFDDGGAYCGGWEGGKAHGHGICTGPKGQGEFSGSWNYGFEVVGVYTWPSGNTYEGYWSQGKRHGLGVETKGHWIYKGEWTHGFKGRYGVRISVGSGAKYEGTWNNGLQDGYGTETYADGGTFQGQFTGGMRHGYGVRQSVPYGMAAVVRSPLRTSLTSLRSEHSNGTVLQQDVPIITTTNASGEETPVATPTQLGPSRGGFALTLQVDPGAVKNKKKGLFRRSSLLGKLKKSDSSTSLSSQKSKISFLRPDSALSSNASDTNSTVSIGDESLAGAEDFPPVEADIDATTTEVYMGEWKNDKRSGYGISERSSGLKYEGEWLNNQRHGYGCTTFAEGGKEEGKYMNNMLVKAMKKRVIQLKGTKIKQKVERAVEGAQRAAAIGKQKAEIAASRTAHAKAKADAAEQAAQASNRESSIARLVAKELSPSFYQPGPEYLKKRALQLAVEGSENTETIMHEPLLAEEEPLPTPPESPVMNELDSLMPSSSPGRTPSPSPGIMSKEEPKLLSPGSWNEDKTSKSGGSSKLNGKQGSRPTTPPAPASTVSEGGGGATSSRGPSRTPSRQSNKNEQGSDMEIKPLQKFDSEAKASDATTAPAAPVRNSLISPEEEEEEAPRPISKAPSKTPSKASYKSVTPESKASEVKSERAPPTKERVTPVFENKVESREPSRPPSKAETKPLPKRQPSPAPAPKPAPSLEPKMAPKPVEAKSVVARPAAKVEPKAEVRPKPILSSLSNEVTPESLDMEGPNTIMICMVILLNIGLAILFVHILS